In Skermanella sp. TT6, one genomic interval encodes:
- a CDS encoding (2Fe-2S)-binding protein produces the protein MAITLTVNGQQHQVDVPPDTPLLWVIRDTIGLTGTKYGCGIAACGACTVHVGGEAVRSCVTFVGDVQGPVTTIEGLDPRGDHPVQRAWREANVPQCGFCQSGQIMQAAAFIASTPNPDDKQITTAMAGNLCRCGCYQRIHAAVKAAGTGA, from the coding sequence ATGGCCATTACGTTGACCGTTAACGGGCAGCAACACCAGGTGGATGTTCCGCCCGACACCCCCTTGCTATGGGTCATCCGGGACACGATCGGGTTGACCGGCACCAAATATGGTTGCGGCATCGCCGCGTGCGGCGCCTGCACCGTCCATGTCGGCGGCGAGGCCGTGCGCTCCTGCGTCACTTTCGTCGGCGATGTCCAGGGGCCGGTGACCACGATCGAGGGGCTGGACCCGCGAGGCGACCATCCGGTCCAGCGCGCCTGGCGCGAAGCCAACGTGCCGCAATGCGGGTTCTGCCAGTCGGGGCAGATCATGCAGGCCGCCGCCTTCATCGCCTCGACGCCGAATCCGGACGACAAGCAGATCACCACGGCCATGGCGGGAAACCTATGCCGCTGCGGCTGCTACCAGCGGATCCACGCCGCCGTCAAAGCGGCCGGAACGGGAGCCTGA
- a CDS encoding DUF4142 domain-containing protein produces the protein MSIHIRVTTAAAFCALVLAFCGSASQAQTTVTTGADTPAISDAKFVEEATAAGMAEVEAGKLAASKADGSDVKAFAESMVRDHEKANAELLRIAEEQGFPPGGSKGGTPLSAEQAAARQQESNLSNLSGQEFDREYMAGQVKSHVEAVRLYEAQAAVSEDDRLRAFATQQLPVLRQHLEKAQSIAEPLLGNETASGGSPKQ, from the coding sequence ATGTCCATCCATATCCGTGTCACGACAGCCGCGGCCTTCTGCGCGCTGGTCCTCGCATTCTGCGGCTCCGCCTCCCAGGCCCAGACAACGGTCACCACCGGCGCGGATACGCCCGCGATATCCGACGCCAAATTCGTCGAGGAGGCCACCGCCGCCGGAATGGCCGAGGTCGAGGCTGGGAAGCTCGCGGCGAGCAAGGCGGACGGCTCCGACGTCAAGGCTTTCGCCGAGAGCATGGTACGCGATCATGAGAAAGCGAATGCCGAACTTCTGAGGATTGCCGAGGAGCAGGGCTTTCCGCCCGGAGGCAGCAAGGGCGGCACGCCGCTGAGTGCGGAGCAGGCGGCTGCCCGGCAGCAGGAGAGCAACCTCTCGAACCTCTCCGGCCAGGAGTTCGACCGTGAGTACATGGCAGGCCAGGTGAAGAGTCACGTCGAGGCGGTCAGGCTCTACGAGGCCCAGGCCGCAGTCAGTGAGGACGACCGGCTCCGCGCTTTCGCAACGCAGCAGCTGCCGGTCCTGAGGCAGCACCTGGAGAAAGCGCAATCCATCGCCGAGCCGCTCCTTGGCAATGAAACCGCGTCGGGCGGATCGCCGAAGCAGTAA
- a CDS encoding TRAP transporter substrate-binding protein: MNRRDILAGSIAGVSAAATLAAAGAASAQTAATELRWRMTSSYPASLDAVYGAGEIFIQVLGELSQGRMQIQHFASGEIVGGLQALDAVQNGTVECCDTSPFYYVGKDPAFTFGSAMPFGLTTRQQNSWLFQAGGLNLLNELFGRYNVFGLPIGNTNAQMAGWFRKEIKSVEDLRGLKMRVGGLAGRIVAKLGVVPQQIAAGDIYPALERGAIDAAEWVGPYDDERLGLYKIAPYYYYPGWWEASSTIFLLINKGRWDALTPFDQALMRVAAQDAMTLTIAKYDQLNSVAIRRLVAGGAQLRSFPQDVMDACYKSANEVFAEIGGENEMFKRLHDHLTGFRNEQNLWHQIAEYSYQTFMIRSRKL, encoded by the coding sequence ATCAATCGCCGAGACATCTTGGCCGGCAGTATCGCCGGCGTTTCCGCAGCCGCGACCCTGGCGGCTGCCGGTGCCGCATCGGCCCAGACCGCCGCCACGGAACTGCGCTGGCGCATGACGTCGAGCTATCCTGCTTCGCTCGATGCCGTCTACGGAGCCGGGGAGATCTTCATCCAGGTACTCGGTGAGCTGTCGCAGGGGCGGATGCAGATCCAGCACTTCGCCTCCGGCGAGATCGTGGGCGGGCTGCAGGCCCTCGACGCCGTCCAGAACGGCACCGTGGAATGCTGCGACACTTCCCCGTTCTACTATGTCGGCAAGGACCCGGCCTTCACCTTCGGGTCCGCCATGCCGTTCGGCCTGACGACGCGCCAGCAGAACTCCTGGCTGTTCCAGGCCGGCGGGCTGAACCTGCTGAACGAGCTGTTCGGCAGGTACAACGTGTTCGGCCTGCCGATCGGCAACACCAATGCCCAGATGGCCGGCTGGTTCCGCAAGGAGATCAAGTCGGTCGAGGACCTGCGCGGTCTGAAGATGCGGGTTGGCGGGCTGGCGGGCCGCATCGTCGCCAAGCTCGGGGTGGTGCCCCAGCAGATCGCCGCCGGTGACATCTACCCGGCGCTGGAACGGGGAGCGATCGATGCGGCCGAGTGGGTCGGCCCCTACGACGACGAACGGCTGGGGCTCTACAAGATCGCGCCGTACTACTATTATCCGGGCTGGTGGGAGGCATCATCCACGATCTTCCTCCTGATCAACAAGGGCCGGTGGGACGCGCTGACGCCGTTCGACCAGGCTTTGATGCGGGTCGCCGCCCAAGATGCCATGACCCTGACGATCGCCAAGTACGACCAGCTCAATTCGGTCGCCATCCGGCGCCTTGTGGCAGGTGGCGCGCAGTTGCGGTCTTTTCCGCAGGACGTGATGGATGCCTGCTACAAGTCCGCCAACGAAGTGTTCGCGGAGATCGGCGGCGAGAACGAAATGTTCAAGCGCCTCCATGACCATCTGACGGGGTTCCGCAACGAGCAGAATCTGTGGCACCAGATCGCCGAGTACAGCTACCAGACCTTCATGATCCGATCCCGCAAGCTTTGA
- a CDS encoding xanthine dehydrogenase family protein molybdopterin-binding subunit: protein MPARALIQNVSRRSFLKGAGSAAGLIVALQFLPIGRASAAAAYATGAGEMPHGTVNDPHVFISIDPSGTVTIVTHRSEMGTGIRTSLPMVVADELEAEWTRVKLVQALADEPRYGNQDTDGSRSMRHFIQPMRQCGAAMRQMLEQAAANQWKVPVGEVRARNHEVLHQASGRKLGYGDLAQAAMDIPVPPIEQLNLKPDAEFRYMGKGNIGIYDLHDITTGKAQYGQDVVRPGMKYAVVARPPVVGGRVKTFDDKEALEVPGVERIIEIPTQDPRVKYTPLGGIAVVANSTWAAIKGREALKIEWDNGSNASYDSAAYKAAMERTARGPAKIVRDEGDPEKAFAGAAKKMSAEYYVPHLACAPMEPMVATAVAGDGQCEVWAPLQYPYGCREDLAKLLDLPIEKVTVHVTLLGGGFGRKSQSDYAQEAVLISKALGGTPVKLNWTREDDIQHSFYHTVCFNRLEAALDGNGKVTGWLHRTVAPSLMSTFMPDPKYEHSLELAMGVVDVPFAIPNIRCENGEAEAHTRIGWFRSVSNIPHAFAVQSFVAEIAHELGRDPKDFLLELIGPSRKIDIKAAGVVDDFWNYGDPYDTYPIDTGRLANVVRVAAEQIGWGRQMPKGHGLGIAVHRSFLTYVATAMEVAIDDQGNLTIPQVDTAIDCGFAVNPERIRSQIEGAAVMGMSSTMFSEITFEEGRAVQGNYDTFEVARMDTSPLVVRTHIIPHGYDVPASGVGEPGVPPFAPALCNAIFAATGKRIRTLPIGRQDLRPA, encoded by the coding sequence ATGCCCGCACGAGCGCTCATCCAGAATGTCAGCCGCCGCAGCTTTCTCAAGGGTGCCGGCTCCGCGGCCGGCCTGATCGTGGCCCTGCAGTTCCTGCCGATCGGTCGGGCATCGGCGGCAGCGGCCTATGCCACCGGCGCCGGCGAGATGCCGCACGGAACGGTCAACGACCCGCATGTCTTCATCAGCATAGATCCTTCGGGCACGGTCACGATCGTGACGCACCGGTCGGAGATGGGAACCGGCATCCGGACCAGTCTGCCCATGGTGGTCGCGGATGAGTTGGAAGCCGAATGGACTCGGGTGAAGCTTGTCCAGGCGCTTGCCGATGAGCCGCGTTACGGCAATCAGGACACCGACGGCTCGCGCAGCATGCGCCATTTCATCCAGCCGATGCGGCAGTGCGGCGCAGCCATGCGCCAGATGCTCGAACAGGCAGCGGCCAACCAGTGGAAAGTGCCGGTCGGCGAGGTCCGGGCCAGAAACCACGAGGTCCTGCACCAGGCATCCGGCCGCAAGCTGGGCTACGGGGACCTCGCCCAGGCCGCCATGGACATTCCCGTGCCGCCGATCGAGCAGCTCAACCTGAAGCCGGATGCCGAGTTCCGGTATATGGGCAAGGGAAACATCGGGATCTACGACCTGCACGACATCACGACCGGCAAGGCGCAGTACGGGCAGGATGTCGTACGGCCCGGCATGAAGTATGCCGTCGTCGCCCGGCCGCCTGTCGTCGGCGGGAGGGTCAAGACGTTCGACGACAAGGAGGCCCTCGAGGTTCCTGGAGTCGAGAGGATCATCGAGATCCCGACACAGGATCCCAGGGTCAAGTACACCCCGCTGGGTGGTATCGCCGTGGTCGCCAACAGCACCTGGGCTGCCATCAAGGGGCGCGAGGCGCTCAAGATCGAGTGGGACAACGGGTCGAATGCGTCCTACGACAGCGCGGCGTACAAGGCGGCGATGGAGCGAACCGCCCGAGGCCCCGCCAAGATCGTCCGGGATGAGGGCGATCCTGAAAAGGCCTTTGCCGGTGCCGCGAAGAAGATGTCGGCTGAATATTATGTCCCGCACCTCGCCTGTGCCCCGATGGAGCCGATGGTCGCGACGGCCGTGGCGGGTGACGGCCAGTGCGAGGTATGGGCGCCGCTGCAGTATCCCTACGGCTGCCGGGAGGATCTGGCGAAGTTGCTCGACCTGCCGATCGAGAAGGTGACGGTGCACGTCACCTTGCTGGGCGGCGGCTTCGGCCGCAAGTCCCAGTCCGACTACGCCCAGGAGGCGGTCCTGATATCGAAGGCGCTCGGCGGAACCCCGGTCAAGCTGAACTGGACACGGGAGGACGATATCCAGCACAGCTTCTATCACACTGTCTGCTTCAATCGGTTGGAAGCCGCCCTGGACGGCAACGGTAAAGTGACGGGCTGGCTGCACCGCACCGTGGCGCCCAGCCTGATGTCCACCTTCATGCCGGACCCGAAGTACGAGCACTCTCTCGAACTCGCGATGGGCGTCGTCGACGTGCCGTTCGCGATCCCCAACATCAGGTGCGAGAACGGGGAGGCCGAGGCGCATACCAGGATCGGCTGGTTCAGGTCGGTATCGAACATCCCGCACGCCTTCGCCGTCCAGTCCTTCGTGGCCGAGATCGCGCACGAGTTGGGCAGGGACCCCAAGGACTTTCTCCTGGAGTTGATCGGCCCATCCAGGAAGATCGACATCAAGGCAGCCGGCGTGGTGGACGATTTCTGGAACTACGGCGATCCCTACGACACCTATCCGATCGACACCGGGCGCCTTGCGAACGTCGTCAGGGTCGCGGCGGAGCAGATCGGCTGGGGTCGCCAGATGCCCAAGGGGCATGGTCTCGGCATCGCCGTGCATCGCAGCTTCCTGACTTACGTGGCGACGGCGATGGAGGTGGCGATCGATGATCAGGGCAATCTGACTATTCCCCAGGTCGACACTGCGATCGACTGCGGCTTCGCGGTCAATCCGGAACGCATCCGGTCGCAAATCGAGGGCGCTGCGGTCATGGGGATGAGTTCCACCATGTTCAGCGAGATCACCTTCGAGGAGGGCAGGGCGGTCCAGGGCAACTACGATACCTTCGAGGTCGCGCGGATGGACACCTCCCCGCTCGTCGTGCGGACCCACATCATTCCGCACGGCTACGATGTGCCGGCGAGCGGGGTCGGCGAGCCGGGCGTTCCGCCCTTCGCGCCGGCCCTCTGCAACGCGATCTTCGCAGCGACCGGTAAACGCATCCGCACCTTGCCGATCGGTCGGCAGGATCTGCGGCCGGCGTAA